The genome window TCGTACCAGGAAAACTCCTTCGTGTGGGGTAGGCGAGAGAGTGGCCAATACCTGTTGGTCCACGACCTGGGGCGCTCTATTCTGAGCCTGATTGTTGGGAGCAAGCCCGGGCAGCTCCTTCTGCAGATAGTCCTTCAATCCAGGTTGGCGGATCTGCGCCAGCATCACCGGACCATGACCGACAAGGGCGCTATCCAGTGTGGCTGTGAAGACCACCTCATCTCCCAGATACTGGCTGGCGCCGCGAATCTTTTCAACCAACTCCTCGGGTGCAGGCCCATGGTCAGCGGCATGCTTCTCCTGCCACCACTGACGCAATACTGGGCTTTGCGACATCTGCTGCTGAAAGACTTGGTTTGCATCCGCCAGCGTTTGTCCAAGGTTCGGAATGCTGACGTAGATGACCGTCTTCGCCGGCAGCAGCGGGAGAATGCGGCTTTCATAGCGAGGGCTAGGAGCGGGAATCTGTTCCAGTTGCTTTCGCAACTTGGAAAATTCCGCCAGCAAGGCCAAGTGCTGATCCAGATTGCGGCTCCAGGCGATTTCATCGGAAATGGGGACATAGCTAACATTGCTGGTAGTGGAAACCTGGTCACCGGGGTGAAGCACGTCCTCAGCACCATCGTGCGCCACCCGCACCTCGCCTTCGATAACGGACACACGCGAACCCTTCGTGCCGGAGTTAACCGCGAAAACCGTGCCCGTAACTGCGACGCGACAATCGGGGGCCTTCACGTAAAGATGCCCGGTCTGGCGCTTAGCTGCTTGCACAATAATGCTGCCCTGATCGAGATGGATGGCAGTGTCGCGATGCCCTGCGGTTACCGAAAATTCCGCCCGCTGATTCATTTCGACTCTGGAACCATCCAGCAAGCGCACGAAAGCATGCGATCCACTGCCTGTGCGGATGAAGTCTCCTTCCGCTATTTCGTCTCCGGGCGTGAGGGCACGTTCGCCCGAAGCGGCTACTCGGTAAAGTTGGCCTTCCACGGATTCAATGTGCGCCCGCGCGCCGGCCGGAGGGGAGAAATAAACATCGCGAATCAGCCAGGCAATGCCGATCGCCGCAATGAGCAGACACATCGCCAGAGCCGATCGAGGTGATGGAGTGAGCCACGCGAAGTGGCGGCGCACCGGCTCTATCTGCCAGCCGGCGGTGGTTTCAGCCGCGTCTCGCCGGCCGTAAGCGTGCTCGCGGCAGGAAACACATTCGCGCAGATGATCCTGAACGAGCAGTTTTCGTGGAGCACTCAATGTGCCCTGGTGAAATGCCGGTAGCAGCGCCCGAATATCGTGACAGCCACGGATAATTTCTGTCGAACGCATGGATGCCCCAACAGCCGCCATCTGTTCTTCTTGAAGCCGCTGCCAGACGCGATCTGCAGCAGCCTGCAAAACATGAGGATTCAGGGAGTCGTTTCGCAGTTCGGCAACGGCTCTTTCGAGATCAATATCAGGATGACGATTGAATGATTTCATAGCCCGCCTCTCATGAACGCACGAAGGTCCTTCCTCAACCGCGCCCGCGTGCGGTGCAACGTGACCGCCACCACCGCTTGGGAAGTGTTCAGCATGCGGGCTATTTCGCGATTGTCGAAGTCTTCGAGATAGCGCAGCACAAACATTTCTGCCGTGCGCGGATGCAAGCGTCCGAGAGCTCGGCGCAAGCTCTCCTTGATCTCCACCGATGTGTGTGCCCGCTCGGGCGAGGGGAGGGACTTGGAAGGCAATGGTTCTGCGTTCTCCAAGGGGACGTCGCGCCAGTCACGTCGGGCCCGAATGATATCCAGAGCGGCGTTGATCGCGGCGCGATAAAGATAGCTTTCCAGGTTGCCGATGCGACTTCGGTCGAAATCGCCTCGGGCCAGCCGGAGGAAGACAGATTGCGCGACATCCTCAGCGTCCGCCAGGCTGCCTGTTATTCGGTAGGCCGCCTTCAGAACGCGAGTTTGATGCGCGCGAAAGATGTCTTCAAGCTCTGCAACTGCCGGCATCGCCACGGGGTGTTCCATCGCTGCTGCCAAGTAGCCCTCCTGAGCTCGCCGTCATCGAGAAGACGTAGACTGGACAGGGCTTGTTAACAGGCTGCTTCAGTTTGCTACGAAATACAGACTCCAGGAGTTCAATTTGCTCCCGGAGCCGAAATAAGGGAAGGCGGAGCCGTTCCGGGAAATTCGTACCCACAAGAGTGTTTGTGGCTGACCTTAAAGCTGGCCTGCCAGGATTTGAATAGCGGACACTTCGCGAGCGAGAATCTCGAGAACTTCACGCCCCCTGCTGCAATCGCGGACAAAGTCGTGCAGGGCGGGGCTGCTGATGGAGATGAGTTCGACGTCTTCCAGCGCTTCCGCGTCCAGACTGTAAGCCCTTTGGTTGAACGTGGAAGGCAAGCCAAGCAGTGACCGAGGCCCCATCCACCGATCGGAGATGACGATGCCACGGGCGTTTCGTAGAAAAAGGCGCACCCCCCCTTTGCGAATGAGGAAAGCACCTGAATTCGGCTCACCGCGCCGAAACACTACCGTCCCCCGGGGACGGGAGACCGGAGTGCCGATCTGCTCCAGTTCGTGCTGTAATTCTGGGCTGGCGACCAGCGTCAAATCAAGAGATACGGACTCGCGAGTTGCCATTGCCGAAAATCCTCGGCACACAGTAGCGCTTTCAATCACCTCTGGTTTGTGATTTCGGTCACAATACTCGGTGACGGTAACATCCGAAATACTCGACCAGTAACATTCGAAAGTAACCGTGGCTTCGCTACTGGCAGGCAGTAAGGCAATTCGCCGCAATGCTTTGACCCTGGGAACAGAATCGTTTATAAGGATAAGAGAGGTTGGTTATCCCG of Terriglobales bacterium contains these proteins:
- a CDS encoding FecR domain-containing protein → MKSFNRHPDIDLERAVAELRNDSLNPHVLQAAADRVWQRLQEEQMAAVGASMRSTEIIRGCHDIRALLPAFHQGTLSAPRKLLVQDHLRECVSCREHAYGRRDAAETTAGWQIEPVRRHFAWLTPSPRSALAMCLLIAAIGIAWLIRDVYFSPPAGARAHIESVEGQLYRVAASGERALTPGDEIAEGDFIRTGSGSHAFVRLLDGSRVEMNQRAEFSVTAGHRDTAIHLDQGSIIVQAAKRQTGHLYVKAPDCRVAVTGTVFAVNSGTKGSRVSVIEGEVRVAHDGAEDVLHPGDQVSTTSNVSYVPISDEIAWSRNLDQHLALLAEFSKLRKQLEQIPAPSPRYESRILPLLPAKTVIYVSIPNLGQTLADANQVFQQQMSQSPVLRQWWQEKHAADHGPAPEELVEKIRGASQYLGDEVVFTATLDSALVGHGPVMLAQIRQPGLKDYLQKELPGLAPNNQAQNRAPQVVDQQVLATLSPTPHEGVFLVRDDFLVAGDLAAVRAMDAQLTSGGGGFSFTDFGQRVMNAYSRGAGFLIAADLGQLATISKPHAPSPHADQERLAFQNSGFSDVKYLIVELRQVSGTTDNRAVLEFKGERRGIASWLAAPAPMGSLDFVSADAGAAVSFLSKSPALMLDDLLNTFGATDTNSTQNLSKAEQEMGLRIREDLAATLGGDVTLALDGPVLPTLSWKVIAEVTDPAHLQNSIATLVQSWNQHAVQQGRPGVTLQQSEFNGRTFYTITSQHGGMPMDHVYTFSDGYLIMAPTRALVIAALNTHVNGTSLARSGSFRALLPKDGHNNFSALFYQNLAPILQPLLGQLTPQQQVLVQQLAADSRPTVICAYGVKDQIQLASTSRFFGFDLNTFVLSSLLKRNRAGTLAGPEP
- a CDS encoding RNA polymerase sigma factor; protein product: MAAAMEHPVAMPAVAELEDIFRAHQTRVLKAAYRITGSLADAEDVAQSVFLRLARGDFDRSRIGNLESYLYRAAINAALDIIRARRDWRDVPLENAEPLPSKSLPSPERAHTSVEIKESLRRALGRLHPRTAEMFVLRYLEDFDNREIARMLNTSQAVVAVTLHRTRARLRKDLRAFMRGGL
- a CDS encoding cyclic nucleotide-binding domain-containing protein — protein: MATRESVSLDLTLVASPELQHELEQIGTPVSRPRGTVVFRRGEPNSGAFLIRKGGVRLFLRNARGIVISDRWMGPRSLLGLPSTFNQRAYSLDAEALEDVELISISSPALHDFVRDCSRGREVLEILAREVSAIQILAGQL